One segment of Dolichospermum sp. DET69 DNA contains the following:
- a CDS encoding polysaccharide biosynthesis tyrosine autokinase, which translates to MSINQEDQDSSIDIQQYWLIFKRRWLVSSIVFASVFGITVFVTYTTKPVYESEGKLVFTKKGVASSLTTNISQQIGSLGGLTNLSNPVDTESEIIRSYPIIIKTITALKLTNDEGVQLPPENFLKKLKLKSIRGTDVLQVSYSSINPQEAANVVNSLMKYYLESNILNNRTEARSAREFLAKQLPEVERQVTKAEMSLRRFKENNRVAVLDVEATTGLESLAKLDQAIIESQGELAAASTRSVALQYEMKLGTQQAVDLSTLSQSPGVQQVLTEYQKTQYDLAIARTLYTNDNPKVVDLIMKEASLKTVLKERVAQTVGSSDALSKQNLQIGELKQSLTEALVKSEVERLALTNKIGELQRVFIVNRRRLDSLPRLEQQQLQLQRQLSVAQLTYQEFLKQFQLVAVLENQNVGNARIISQALVPERPVSPKKPLNLALGGFLGILLGAGTALLLESMNQALKNVEEANRLLGFPLLGMIPLYGGKNPKNQEESRRELPLLDNIYSPVSTSFEMLQTNLGFTLSDKELRVILVTSSTAGEGKSFVAANLSLAAAHVGRRVLLVDADMRRPRQHRIWETPNLLGLSNILAGQAQLKNTVQEVSPLVDLLPVGKIPPNPVTLLDSQRMADLVEEASNNYDFVIIDTPPLTAVTDPLIVAKYVDGLLLVVRPGKVEYSAMRSAKSLLNQAKVPILGMAVNGISEESGYGGYYYYKGYYGDQVESKDHPSETNVR; encoded by the coding sequence ATGTCTATTAACCAAGAAGACCAAGATTCCTCTATTGATATCCAACAATACTGGCTGATATTCAAAAGACGTTGGCTGGTGTCATCAATTGTCTTTGCCTCCGTGTTCGGAATCACAGTCTTTGTTACTTATACAACAAAACCAGTCTACGAATCCGAAGGTAAGCTGGTTTTTACCAAAAAAGGTGTAGCTTCATCACTGACAACAAATATCTCCCAACAGATAGGATCACTAGGTGGACTGACAAACCTCAGCAACCCAGTAGATACCGAATCTGAGATCATCCGCTCCTACCCGATTATTATAAAAACTATTACCGCACTGAAGTTGACCAATGATGAAGGCGTACAGCTTCCCCCGGAGAATTTTCTTAAGAAACTGAAGCTAAAAAGCATCCGAGGAACAGATGTGTTACAGGTTAGTTACAGCAGTATCAATCCCCAGGAAGCAGCAAATGTGGTAAATTCTCTCATGAAATATTACCTGGAGAGTAATATTCTCAATAATCGCACCGAGGCTAGATCAGCGCGAGAATTTTTAGCCAAGCAATTGCCAGAGGTTGAGAGACAAGTTACGAAAGCAGAAATGAGCCTGCGGCGATTTAAAGAAAACAATCGGGTGGCAGTTTTGGATGTAGAAGCTACAACTGGTTTAGAATCTCTAGCAAAATTAGATCAAGCAATTATCGAGAGCCAAGGGGAATTAGCGGCGGCTTCTACTCGATCTGTAGCTTTGCAGTATGAAATGAAACTGGGTACGCAACAGGCAGTGGATCTCAGTACATTAAGTCAATCCCCTGGTGTACAGCAGGTACTCACAGAATACCAAAAAACACAATACGATCTAGCTATAGCGCGAACACTTTATACAAATGATAATCCAAAAGTCGTTGATTTAATCATGAAAGAGGCATCTCTGAAAACCGTACTAAAAGAGCGAGTTGCCCAGACCGTTGGTAGTTCCGATGCCCTGTCTAAACAGAATTTGCAGATAGGAGAACTCAAACAGTCGTTAACTGAAGCACTAGTTAAGTCAGAGGTAGAAAGGTTAGCACTAACAAATAAAATAGGGGAATTGCAGCGGGTATTTATAGTTAATAGGAGACGTTTAGATAGCTTACCTCGACTGGAACAACAACAGCTACAGCTACAGCGACAGTTATCTGTAGCACAACTTACCTATCAAGAATTCTTGAAGCAATTCCAGTTAGTTGCCGTATTGGAGAATCAGAATGTTGGTAATGCGCGGATTATCTCCCAGGCTTTAGTTCCTGAGCGTCCCGTTTCTCCCAAAAAACCCCTCAACTTAGCACTAGGCGGATTTTTAGGCATCCTTTTGGGTGCAGGAACGGCGTTGCTGTTGGAATCCATGAATCAGGCTCTCAAAAATGTTGAAGAAGCCAATCGGCTGTTGGGCTTTCCTTTGCTGGGGATGATTCCCCTATATGGTGGGAAAAATCCGAAAAATCAGGAGGAAAGTCGGCGAGAGTTGCCCTTACTTGATAACATCTATTCACCAGTCAGTACATCCTTTGAAATGCTCCAGACTAACCTGGGATTCACCCTCTCTGACAAGGAATTGCGAGTAATTTTGGTAACTAGTTCAACAGCTGGAGAGGGTAAATCTTTTGTGGCAGCAAATTTGTCTCTAGCAGCGGCTCATGTAGGACGACGCGTGTTGTTAGTAGATGCTGATATGCGTCGTCCCCGTCAGCACCGCATTTGGGAAACACCCAATTTGTTGGGATTGAGCAATATTTTAGCTGGTCAGGCGCAGTTAAAAAATACTGTCCAGGAAGTATCCCCCCTGGTAGATCTGTTACCAGTCGGAAAAATTCCGCCTAACCCGGTGACACTTTTAGATTCCCAGCGCATGGCTGATTTGGTTGAAGAGGCAAGCAATAATTATGATTTTGTAATAATTGACACGCCCCCCTTGACTGCTGTTACTGACCCTCTAATTGTTGCCAAGTATGTGGATGGGTTATTGCTGGTTGTCCGTCCTGGCAAGGTGGAGTATTCAGCGATGAGGTCGGCTAAATCATTACTCAATCAGGCGAAAGTGCCTATTTTGGGAATGGCAGTAAATGGTATTAGCGAGGAAAGTGGTTATGGTGGGTATTATTATTACAAAGGTTATTATGGAGACCAAGTAGAGAGTAAGGATCATCCTTCTGAAACTAATGTGCGTTGA
- a CDS encoding transposase, with amino-acid sequence MLVFEFKTYGKSVQFSAVDDAIRTAQFVRNSCIRLWMDVKDTGKNDLQKYCAVLAANFPFANELNSMARQASAERAWSSISRFYDNCKKNIPGLKGYPQFQKDCRSVEYKTSGWKLSEDRKSITFTDKKGIGRLKIKGTRDLHFYQINQIKRVRLVKRADGYYCQFCIDVNRQEDITPSGNTVGLDVGLKEYYTDSNGVMIENPKFLRIGERILKRSQRRVSRKVKGSKNRGKARQILGKRHLKISRKRKDHAVKLARCVVQSNDLISYEDLRIKNMVKNHCLAKSINDASWYQFRVWLEYFGKVFKRVTVAVNPQYTSQECSGCGEIVKKSLSTRTHICKCGCVMDRDENAARNIHKSRIEYGRDTVTFMLDMSNALGDKTSTCAGEILDEQVMSLIKESQRL; translated from the coding sequence ATGCTAGTTTTTGAGTTCAAAACTTACGGGAAATCAGTTCAATTTAGCGCAGTAGATGATGCAATTCGCACCGCTCAATTCGTTCGGAATAGCTGTATTCGGCTATGGATGGACGTAAAAGATACGGGCAAAAACGACTTGCAGAAATATTGCGCTGTTTTGGCGGCTAATTTTCCATTCGCTAATGAACTTAACTCAATGGCACGACAAGCCAGCGCCGAACGAGCATGGTCTTCTATTTCTCGGTTTTACGATAACTGTAAAAAGAATATTCCTGGATTAAAGGGATATCCTCAGTTTCAAAAAGACTGCCGTTCTGTCGAATACAAAACATCAGGATGGAAGCTTTCAGAAGATCGTAAATCTATCACATTCACTGATAAAAAAGGTATTGGTAGATTAAAGATCAAAGGGACTCGTGATTTGCATTTTTATCAAATAAATCAAATTAAACGAGTTAGGCTAGTTAAACGGGCTGATGGCTATTATTGTCAGTTTTGCATTGATGTTAATCGCCAAGAAGATATAACTCCATCAGGAAATACAGTTGGATTAGATGTAGGCTTGAAAGAATACTACACTGACTCCAATGGTGTGATGATTGAGAATCCTAAATTTCTGCGTATTGGAGAAAGGATTCTTAAACGTTCACAACGTCGTGTTTCCAGAAAAGTCAAAGGTTCAAAAAATAGAGGCAAAGCTAGACAGATTTTAGGTAAACGCCACCTCAAAATAAGTAGGAAACGTAAAGACCATGCTGTGAAATTAGCACGGTGCGTAGTTCAGTCAAACGACTTGATATCCTACGAAGATTTGAGAATTAAAAATATGGTGAAAAATCATTGTCTAGCCAAGTCTATCAACGACGCATCTTGGTATCAGTTTCGTGTCTGGCTTGAATATTTCGGGAAAGTATTCAAGAGAGTCACAGTAGCGGTCAATCCGCAATATACAAGCCAAGAATGCTCTGGCTGTGGTGAAATTGTCAAAAAATCTCTATCCACCAGAACGCATATTTGTAAATGCGGTTGTGTGATGGATAGAGATGAAAATGCAGCTAGAAATATCCACAAGTCGAGGATTGAGTACGGTAGGGATACGGTCACTTTCATGCTAGACATGAGCAATGCTTTGGGAGATAAGACCTCTACTTGTGCTGGAGAAATCCTGGACGAGCAAGTCATGTCTTTGATCAAAGAATCTCAGCGGCTTTAG
- a CDS encoding Uma2 family endonuclease yields the protein MTISAVKDITLEKFLMMPETKPASEFLNGDIIQKPMPKGRHSRLQGKLSSEINLVSESEKIAYAFPELRCSFGNRSIVPDIAVFTWEHIPFLANGEVPDRFEQSPDWVIEILSPEQKSNKVIGNILHCMEHGCKLGWFLDPDDLSILVFLCDRQPMLMEKTDILPVLVGVDLKLTVDDVFGWLKMA from the coding sequence ATGACCATCAGTGCCGTAAAAGATATTACATTGGAAAAGTTCTTAATGATGCCGGAGACTAAGCCTGCGTCAGAGTTCTTGAATGGGGATATTATTCAAAAACCTATGCCGAAAGGAAGACACAGCCGACTGCAAGGGAAACTTAGCAGCGAAATTAATTTGGTGAGTGAATCTGAAAAAATTGCCTATGCTTTTCCTGAACTCAGGTGTAGCTTTGGTAATCGCTCAATTGTTCCTGATATAGCAGTTTTCACATGGGAACATATTCCCTTCCTGGCAAATGGAGAAGTTCCAGACCGATTTGAACAGTCTCCAGATTGGGTAATTGAGATTCTTTCTCCTGAACAGAAATCAAATAAAGTGATTGGCAATATCTTGCATTGTATGGAGCATGGGTGTAAATTAGGATGGTTTCTTGATCCTGATGATTTAAGTATTCTGGTATTTTTATGCGATCGCCAACCAATGCTGATGGAAAAAACTGATATTCTGCCTGTATTGGTAGGAGTAGATTTAAAATTAACTGTTGATGATGTATTTGGCTGGTTGAAAATGGCTTAA
- a CDS encoding flippase, whose protein sequence is MLDKFNLNKRLSLLKSSDKLRGIIANTGWLFADRILRMGVGLFVGVWVARYLGVQQFGVFNYATAFVALFSTLSTLGLNAIVVRSIVREPEKRSQILGTAFWLKLFGGIAALVLAVSSIIVLRHDDQLTISLVAILSSVGIFQAFDTIDLWFQSQLQSKYTVIAKNTAFVITALVKVALISFHAPLVAFAWSGLGEVILGAIGLIISYRVRGYSPWLWTWSSPLAKTLLKEGWPLILSGLAIMVYVKIDQIMLGQMLGDKAVGLYSAATRISEVWYFIPTTIVSSVAPAIYAAKKEASEAIYYRQIKQLLRILSLLSVTIAVPMSFLSTPIITMLFGSSYALAGTILAIHIWAALFVFMGVGASPWFIAEGLTKLPFQRTLLGAIANVLLNLILIPMYAGVGASIATVISYGIGSVFANAIDSRTRIIFNLQMKSLVFFWQK, encoded by the coding sequence ATGCTAGATAAATTCAATCTTAATAAGAGGTTATCACTGCTCAAATCAAGTGATAAACTGAGGGGGATTATTGCGAATACAGGTTGGTTATTTGCTGACCGCATCCTTCGCATGGGTGTGGGGTTATTTGTGGGGGTTTGGGTCGCTCGCTACTTAGGAGTACAACAGTTTGGGGTTTTTAACTATGCTACTGCTTTTGTTGCCCTATTTAGTACCCTTTCTACCCTTGGTTTAAATGCCATAGTAGTCCGCTCTATTGTCCGTGAACCTGAAAAGAGATCCCAAATTTTAGGAACAGCTTTCTGGCTAAAATTGTTTGGTGGTATTGCTGCTTTAGTATTAGCTGTTAGCTCTATTATTGTGTTGCGTCATGATGACCAATTGACTATTTCCCTAGTAGCTATATTGTCATCTGTAGGGATTTTTCAGGCTTTTGACACTATTGACCTTTGGTTTCAGTCTCAGCTACAGTCAAAGTATACTGTCATTGCTAAAAATACCGCTTTTGTCATTACTGCTTTAGTTAAAGTAGCCTTGATCAGTTTTCATGCTCCATTAGTTGCTTTTGCTTGGTCGGGCTTAGGAGAGGTAATTTTAGGGGCGATCGGTTTGATCATATCCTACAGAGTTAGGGGTTATTCACCTTGGTTGTGGACTTGGAGTTCACCACTTGCTAAGACACTCCTAAAAGAAGGTTGGCCTTTGATTTTGTCTGGTTTAGCTATTATGGTTTATGTGAAAATTGACCAGATTATGCTTGGGCAGATGCTTGGAGATAAAGCAGTTGGTCTTTATTCAGCAGCCACTCGGATTTCTGAGGTTTGGTATTTTATCCCTACAACTATAGTTTCTTCAGTTGCGCCCGCGATTTATGCAGCAAAAAAAGAAGCAAGTGAAGCTATATACTATCGGCAGATAAAACAATTGTTGCGGATATTGTCTCTACTTTCTGTGACTATTGCTGTACCCATGTCCTTTTTGTCTACTCCAATAATTACGATGCTATTTGGTAGCAGCTATGCCCTGGCAGGTACAATATTGGCTATTCATATTTGGGCTGCTTTGTTTGTATTCATGGGGGTTGGAGCATCCCCTTGGTTTATTGCTGAGGGGTTGACTAAACTTCCTTTCCAAAGAACTTTACTGGGTGCAATTGCTAATGTTTTATTAAACCTGATTCTTATACCAATGTATGCTGGAGTTGGGGCTTCTATAGCTACTGTTATATCTTATGGAATTGGTTCAGTATTTGCTAATGCTATAGATTCAAGAACTAGGATAATATTTAATTTACAGATGAAATCACTTGTATTTTTTTGGCAAAAATAG
- a CDS encoding glycosyltransferase family 2 protein, with product MKTPVAFIIFNRPDTTKRVFEAIREAKPPKLLVIADGPRVDRPGEAENCAAARAIIEGVDWECEVLTNYSDVNLGCGKRVSTGIDWVFDQVEEAIILEDDCLPDPSFFKFCELMLEEYRHDQRIMSISGTNFLGTWKSSIQSYYFSYYGGIWGWASWARAWQYFDYEMKLWEESEVHCLMRDILGSEKEYKNREKVFSETFEGKKNIWGYQWHFARLVQSGLSIVPTVNLISNLGFGEDSTNTRNKDSEVSNLKTQNMKFPLIHPQYMMRDVAADKLYFEKMYNPKILKRIFNKIRQLIEI from the coding sequence ATGAAAACTCCAGTTGCATTTATCATATTTAACCGTCCAGATACAACCAAAAGAGTATTTGAAGCCATTCGTGAGGCTAAACCTCCCAAACTTTTAGTTATTGCCGATGGACCGCGTGTAGACCGTCCAGGAGAAGCAGAAAATTGTGCTGCGGCTAGGGCGATTATTGAAGGCGTTGATTGGGAATGTGAGGTATTGACTAACTATTCAGACGTTAATTTAGGATGTGGTAAGCGCGTATCCACAGGTATAGACTGGGTGTTTGATCAGGTAGAAGAGGCTATTATTTTAGAGGATGATTGTCTACCAGATCCCAGTTTTTTTAAGTTTTGCGAATTAATGTTGGAGGAATATCGTCATGATCAAAGGATAATGAGCATTAGTGGAACTAATTTTTTAGGAACATGGAAATCCTCCATTCAAAGTTATTATTTTTCTTACTACGGTGGTATCTGGGGTTGGGCATCTTGGGCAAGAGCATGGCAATATTTTGACTATGAAATGAAATTATGGGAAGAAAGTGAAGTACACTGTCTTATGCGTGATATTTTGGGTAGTGAAAAAGAATATAAAAATAGAGAAAAAGTATTTTCGGAAACTTTTGAAGGTAAGAAAAATATTTGGGGTTATCAATGGCATTTTGCTCGCTTGGTGCAGTCTGGTCTATCTATTGTTCCTACAGTAAATTTAATATCCAATCTAGGTTTTGGTGAAGATTCTACTAATACGAGAAACAAAGACAGTGAAGTTTCTAATCTGAAAACACAGAATATGAAATTTCCACTAATTCATCCACAATATATGATGAGAGATGTTGCAGCAGACAAGCTTTATTTTGAAAAAATGTATAATCCTAAAATACTCAAAAGAATTTTTAACAAAATCAGACAATTAATTGAAATTTAG
- a CDS encoding polysaccharide pyruvyl transferase family protein: protein MKLIDSIYSFYLTTRPKPWKLQKPVVIQFPVNDICNCRCQMCNIWQQKFDYQITPSELEKALSNPLFSEVKTIGVNGGEPTLRKDLAELVDILFRKLPKLSNISLITNSLNSSQVIERITEIGQVIKSHNGFLDVMVSLDGVGEVHDRVRGRKGNFENAVKVIDFIQHNELVSSCRLGCTVIKENIYGVDDLLEFALSKDIYIKYRLGIPHQRLYSKNVVEPFDLTFEEKYHFAIFLENLIRFYEKSESQVFFYQSLIGQLIYQKARSAGCTWQHKGATLSARGELLYCAVESKTLGSAVSEDAERLYFDNSQHLAEIVKTKCDTCAHDYVGLPPTKVLLKKYSKKILKKVGISNQKIKLIKVLKPLLSLIQKSRFSKRMVTFGINPSNLRQPIPALQFPANSNKKRKVLICGWYGTETLGDKAILGGVINALYVSLETMELHLASLEPYICQMTIQQMPELEGCGLHSIPEAIQIASSMDLVVFGGGPLMALQQLADMLAIFQQAVEAKVPTLIAGCGVGPLGDSYYNDAIKYLLLQASHRIYRDQKSKEIAQTLGVDTTSDQVAEDPAFTWLRSCISDEDRYHTDVLKHKTLLLGLRDWPYSEYAHNLSQSESELLKSRFEGEVIKALEQLVEKYPNLKIIPFPMCTNHIGNDDRWFYRRLFRNANKIHDSLDLTYLGAEISPVEAVNVFKSASIALTMRFHSLVFALSSSIPTVAIDYTLGRGKVKSLAEKYQIPYMSLDSINAEFIIDSLSDLLDKEPCQPHNSRTTQPLKFTNAVTKFIKSLEP from the coding sequence ATGAAATTAATTGATTCTATTTACAGCTTTTATCTGACAACAAGACCCAAACCGTGGAAATTACAAAAACCTGTAGTTATCCAATTTCCAGTTAATGATATTTGTAATTGTAGATGTCAAATGTGTAATATTTGGCAGCAAAAATTTGATTACCAAATTACTCCATCTGAACTAGAAAAAGCTTTATCGAATCCGCTTTTTTCTGAAGTCAAAACCATAGGAGTTAATGGTGGAGAACCTACCCTCCGTAAGGATCTTGCCGAACTTGTAGATATCCTATTCCGAAAGCTGCCAAAATTATCAAATATTAGTTTAATTACGAACTCACTTAACAGCAGCCAAGTAATAGAACGTATTACTGAAATTGGTCAAGTCATCAAATCTCATAACGGATTTCTAGATGTTATGGTATCTTTAGATGGAGTTGGTGAAGTACACGATAGAGTAAGAGGTCGCAAAGGTAATTTTGAAAATGCGGTCAAAGTAATTGACTTTATTCAACATAATGAATTAGTTTCCAGTTGCAGGTTAGGTTGTACTGTAATTAAAGAAAATATTTATGGTGTTGATGACTTGTTAGAATTTGCACTCAGCAAAGATATATATATAAAATATAGGCTAGGTATACCACATCAGCGCCTTTATTCAAAAAATGTTGTTGAGCCTTTTGATCTGACTTTTGAGGAAAAGTACCATTTCGCTATTTTTCTGGAGAATTTGATTAGGTTTTATGAAAAGTCTGAGAGTCAGGTCTTTTTCTACCAATCTTTAATCGGCCAACTGATATATCAAAAAGCTCGTTCTGCTGGATGTACTTGGCAGCATAAAGGTGCTACTCTCTCTGCGAGAGGTGAACTGTTGTACTGTGCCGTTGAAAGTAAAACATTAGGATCAGCTGTTTCTGAAGATGCGGAAAGACTCTATTTTGATAATAGTCAACATTTAGCAGAGATAGTAAAAACTAAATGTGATACTTGCGCTCATGATTATGTTGGCTTGCCTCCTACCAAAGTTTTACTGAAAAAGTATTCAAAAAAGATTTTAAAAAAGGTCGGTATTTCCAACCAAAAAATTAAGCTTATAAAGGTTTTAAAACCATTACTTTCATTAATACAGAAATCAAGATTTTCTAAAAGAATGGTTACGTTTGGAATAAATCCATCGAACCTTCGTCAACCTATACCTGCACTTCAATTTCCAGCTAATTCTAATAAGAAGCGTAAAGTCTTAATTTGTGGTTGGTATGGGACCGAAACCTTAGGTGATAAGGCAATTCTTGGAGGTGTTATCAACGCTTTATATGTTTCTTTGGAAACAATGGAACTGCATTTAGCGTCATTAGAGCCTTATATTTGCCAGATGACAATCCAGCAAATGCCTGAACTGGAAGGATGTGGATTGCACTCTATCCCAGAAGCCATACAAATTGCCAGTTCAATGGATTTAGTGGTGTTTGGTGGTGGTCCTTTAATGGCTCTACAACAACTTGCTGATATGCTTGCAATCTTTCAGCAAGCAGTAGAAGCAAAAGTTCCTACATTGATTGCAGGATGTGGTGTGGGTCCTTTGGGCGATTCCTATTACAATGACGCGATAAAGTATCTGCTTTTACAAGCTTCTCACCGAATTTATCGTGATCAGAAGTCTAAAGAGATTGCTCAGACGTTAGGTGTGGATACAACTTCAGACCAGGTTGCAGAAGATCCTGCGTTTACATGGCTACGAAGTTGTATATCTGATGAAGATAGATATCACACAGATGTTTTAAAACATAAAACCTTATTATTGGGTTTGAGAGATTGGCCATACAGTGAATACGCTCATAATTTAAGTCAATCTGAATCTGAACTTTTAAAGAGCAGGTTTGAAGGAGAGGTAATCAAAGCATTAGAGCAATTAGTTGAGAAGTATCCCAACCTAAAGATAATTCCCTTTCCAATGTGTACCAATCATATCGGTAATGATGATAGATGGTTCTACCGTAGGTTGTTTAGAAATGCAAATAAAATACATGATTCTTTAGATCTAACTTATTTAGGAGCAGAAATAAGTCCTGTAGAAGCAGTAAATGTCTTTAAGTCGGCTTCTATTGCTCTGACGATGAGATTTCACTCCCTTGTTTTCGCCTTATCCTCCTCTATACCTACAGTAGCAATAGACTATACTCTAGGACGGGGGAAAGTTAAATCTCTGGCAGAAAAATATCAAATTCCATATATGAGCTTAGACTCAATAAATGCTGAATTTATAATTGACTCCCTTTCTGATCTTTTAGATAAAGAACCTTGTCAACCTCACAATTCGCGGACAACCCAACCTCTTAAATTTACAAATGCAGTTACTAAATTTATCAAATCTTTAGAGCCATGA
- a CDS encoding glycosyltransferase family 4 protein, with the protein MKPLLISTSDINGGAARATYRLHRGLQDIGISSQMLVQNKQSDDYTVISSEGKLGKGISKLKPTLDSLPLQLYTQRDNKSVFSLQWLPDELATKVAQINPDIINLHWINRGYLNIETITSFKKTIVLTLHDMWVFTGGCHYSGDCINYINSCGTCPQLHSNREKDLSRWVWQRKAKAWKNLNLTIVTPSHWLAKCAASSSLLKDVKIEVIPNGINPEQYKPIKKSVARSILGLPEDKQLILFGAMSATSDPRKGFNLLQSTLQKLSQSGWGEQVELVVFGSSQPKNPTELGFKSHYLGRLNDDISLSLVYAAADVFIAPSLQDNLPNTVMESLACGTPCVAFDIGGMSDMIEHQQNGYLARPFDIDDLAKGIAWVLDDEERLRKLGVNSREKVENNFTLEIQAKNYLSIYKDVYKT; encoded by the coding sequence ATTAAACCCCTGCTAATTAGCACTAGTGACATTAATGGAGGTGCTGCTCGTGCCACTTATCGTTTACATCGAGGCTTACAAGATATTGGTATATCCTCTCAAATGCTTGTACAAAACAAGCAAAGTGATGATTATACAGTAATTAGCTCAGAAGGAAAACTAGGTAAAGGTATTAGCAAATTAAAACCTACTCTCGATAGTCTACCACTACAACTGTATACCCAGCGCGATAATAAATCAGTATTTTCACTTCAATGGCTACCTGATGAATTAGCCACAAAAGTGGCTCAAATCAATCCTGACATCATTAATTTACATTGGATTAATCGTGGATATCTAAATATAGAGACTATCACTAGTTTCAAAAAAACCATTGTCTTGACTCTACATGATATGTGGGTATTTACTGGAGGGTGTCACTACAGTGGAGATTGCATAAATTATATAAACTCCTGTGGTACTTGTCCTCAACTGCACAGCAATAGGGAAAAAGACTTATCACGCTGGGTATGGCAACGTAAAGCAAAGGCATGGAAAAACTTAAATTTAACTATAGTTACTCCAAGCCATTGGCTGGCTAAATGTGCCGCCTCTAGCTCTCTACTAAAAGATGTAAAAATTGAAGTTATTCCTAATGGAATTAATCCAGAACAGTATAAACCCATTAAAAAATCTGTAGCACGCTCCATTTTAGGTTTACCTGAAGATAAGCAACTGATTCTATTTGGAGCTATGAGTGCAACAAGTGATCCCAGAAAAGGTTTTAATTTACTACAATCAACTTTACAAAAGCTTAGTCAATCTGGGTGGGGAGAGCAAGTAGAATTGGTTGTATTTGGATCTTCTCAACCTAAAAACCCTACTGAACTTGGCTTCAAATCACATTATTTAGGTAGATTAAATGATGATATTTCCCTCTCCTTAGTTTATGCAGCAGCGGATGTATTTATTGCTCCTTCTTTGCAAGATAATTTACCAAACACAGTTATGGAGTCTTTAGCTTGTGGTACTCCTTGCGTAGCTTTTGATATTGGCGGTATGTCTGATATGATAGAACATCAACAAAATGGCTATTTGGCTAGACCTTTTGATATAGATGACTTAGCTAAAGGAATTGCTTGGGTATTGGACGATGAGGAAAGATTAAGGAAGTTAGGCGTTAATAGTCGTGAAAAAGTTGAGAATAACTTTACTTTAGAAATACAAGCTAAGAATTATTTATCAATATATAAAGACGTTTATAAAACATAA
- a CDS encoding glycosyltransferase: MIKSHSEPSFSVIIAVYNNVQYLQRCIDSFIAQSYGNKELIIIDGQSTDGTVDIIRNNSTKIAYWESEPDRGIYHAFNKGVSHATAEWIIFLGADDYFYNSDVLNNVAKKLVLNSSSVRLVYGRVAMVSDKNEVLQIMNKSWEKSKHNFLQVFNINHQGVFHHHCLFKDKGLFDESFRLAGDYELLLRELKDNDAYFLDGDIIAYVQIGGVSTSPENYLKVYKEFYRARSKNAVKGIPYRLMFSFLTAYIRLMMIKILGNNITNNITDFYRKLGGQLPLWTKL; the protein is encoded by the coding sequence ATGATAAAATCACACTCAGAACCTTCTTTTTCTGTCATAATAGCAGTCTATAATAATGTACAATACTTACAACGTTGTATTGATAGTTTTATAGCTCAAAGTTATGGAAACAAAGAATTAATAATTATTGACGGTCAATCTACAGATGGAACAGTTGATATTATACGTAACAACTCCACTAAGATTGCATATTGGGAATCTGAACCAGATAGGGGAATCTATCACGCTTTTAATAAAGGAGTATCTCATGCTACTGCTGAATGGATTATTTTTTTGGGAGCGGATGATTATTTTTATAATTCTGATGTTCTAAATAACGTTGCTAAAAAATTAGTTTTAAATAGTTCTAGCGTGCGCTTAGTATATGGTAGAGTAGCTATGGTTTCTGATAAAAATGAAGTTTTACAAATCATGAATAAATCATGGGAAAAGTCAAAGCATAATTTTCTTCAGGTTTTCAATATAAATCATCAAGGTGTATTCCATCACCATTGTCTGTTTAAGGACAAAGGATTGTTTGATGAATCATTTAGATTGGCTGGTGATTACGAATTGTTACTACGAGAGCTAAAAGATAACGATGCCTATTTTTTAGATGGCGATATTATCGCATATGTCCAGATTGGAGGAGTCAGCACTTCACCAGAAAATTACCTGAAAGTATACAAGGAGTTTTACAGAGCAAGGAGTAAAAATGCCGTCAAGGGTATTCCATATAGACTGATGTTTTCGTTTTTAACTGCCTACATAAGGCTGATGATGATCAAAATTCTTGGTAACAATATTACTAATAATATAACCGATTTCTATCGTAAACTAGGTGGTCAACTCCCGCTATGGACTAAGCTCTAA